From Micromonospora rifamycinica, a single genomic window includes:
- a CDS encoding globin domain-containing protein yields MDSAALRQSWGQFSAAGPEAAKYFYATLFVVAPEARSMFPTNMQYQEDKLLAALGHIITSLDDPEALAVFAQRLGADHRRFHGRDQRGHPVVLGERHYIWVGQALLATLERFLGPYFTPALRAQWAAAYELVAKLMLEGAAEAERTSPPHWEAEVLTAERRRADIVVFTVRPNYLCAYRPGQSLPVQVPQLRTWRYLSPANAPRADGTIEFHVRATGRFSTHLVRRLRAGESLLLGHPTGTALASYDRAPQSPLLLIAGGTGLAPLRAVAEAVQQGTGRRTTLVVGGRTPDDLYDEPALSRLVAMPAAGGHGGGAGWLRYVPTVESGWGWRGAVGRAGDTALRLGPWADTEVLVCGSPEMTRETVTMLVRSGVEPDRILTESYDHSRYPPLAEAAAGVVRDFSGTGAR; encoded by the coding sequence ATGGACAGCGCGGCGTTGCGCCAGAGTTGGGGCCAGTTCTCCGCTGCCGGCCCGGAGGCGGCGAAGTATTTCTATGCCACGTTGTTCGTGGTGGCGCCGGAGGCGCGGTCGATGTTCCCGACGAACATGCAGTACCAGGAGGACAAGCTTCTGGCGGCGTTGGGGCACATCATCACCAGTTTGGACGATCCGGAGGCGTTGGCGGTGTTCGCGCAGCGGTTGGGCGCCGACCATCGTCGGTTCCACGGTCGGGACCAGCGGGGCCATCCGGTGGTGCTGGGGGAGCGGCATTACATCTGGGTGGGTCAGGCGTTGCTGGCGACGTTGGAGCGGTTCCTCGGCCCGTACTTCACGCCGGCGTTGCGGGCGCAGTGGGCGGCGGCGTACGAGCTGGTGGCGAAGCTGATGCTGGAGGGTGCGGCGGAGGCGGAGCGGACGTCGCCGCCGCACTGGGAGGCGGAGGTGTTGACGGCGGAGCGGCGGCGGGCCGACATCGTGGTGTTCACGGTGCGTCCGAACTACCTGTGCGCGTACCGGCCGGGTCAGTCGTTGCCGGTGCAGGTGCCGCAGTTGCGGACCTGGCGGTACCTGTCGCCGGCGAACGCGCCGCGGGCGGACGGGACGATCGAGTTCCACGTGCGGGCGACGGGGCGGTTCTCCACGCATCTGGTGCGCCGGTTGCGGGCGGGTGAGTCGTTGTTGTTGGGGCATCCGACGGGGACGGCGTTGGCGTCGTACGACCGGGCGCCGCAGTCGCCGTTGTTGTTGATCGCCGGGGGGACGGGGTTGGCGCCGTTGCGGGCGGTGGCGGAGGCGGTGCAGCAGGGTACGGGGCGGCGTACGACGTTGGTGGTGGGCGGGCGGACCCCGGACGATCTGTATGACGAGCCGGCGTTGTCGCGGTTGGTGGCGATGCCGGCGGCGGGTGGGCACGGTGGTGGGGCGGGGTGGTTGCGGTATGTGCCGACGGTGGAGTCGGGGTGGGGGTGGCGGGGTGCGGTGGGGCGGGCCGGTGACACGGCCCTGCGGTTGGGGCCGTGGGCGGATACGGAGGTCCTGGTGTGTGGGAGTCCGGAGATGACCCGGGAGACGGTGACGATGCTGGTCCGGTCGGGTGTGGAGCCGGATCGGATTCTGACGGAGAGCTATGACCATTCGCGGTATCCGCCGTTGGCGGAGGCCGCGGCGGGTGTGGTGCGTGACTTCAGTGGGACGGGTGCGCGGTGA